The following are from one region of the Variovorax sp. V213 genome:
- a CDS encoding 6-hydroxynicotinate reductase encodes MTEHTKTDGLPGMDMPLVADAGGGAFGKAPPRNERMSTAKVECNACPVLCQISDGRTGACDRYANREGVLVRVDPVVLLRREIATEAPVLVPFDRPAAEKAEAGAPDWSGDLLHADEVFVTGVGSSTTYPDYKPAPFIVASKAQGVDMVTVVTEGIFSYCSFKVKIDTDRFLGSEQANVRYRGEVVGHVTTAEYGSQMLSLGGVHHLTGGSKKEGRMTAELMQLLGNKKAVECTIDGGSTLVIQAGKAPIVNGVEEQRMRVGCGSAAVGIFARQFAGVADEVVVVDDHITGVLTEHQAGRCLDMAPSGIQMLGRKSTPGRYFQVANPGNGWGGTDIADPLSIIEGWEEGVARPGLRLLMTSTTGEHAQWYVLDDALKPVEQPMPADVRRIVERIGENCEPSLCTVLFLGGAGGSLRAGVTENPVLLTRAIKRALVNVTCGGAPAYVWPGGGITVMADVMRMPDNSFGTVPTPAIVAPIEFSMRRDDYEALGGHMEHIFSLEQALARGAWQEDGAPLARQWVVMDDANPWPLGQPPMLG; translated from the coding sequence ATGACAGAACACACCAAGACAGACGGACTGCCCGGCATGGACATGCCGCTGGTTGCCGACGCCGGCGGCGGCGCCTTCGGCAAGGCGCCGCCGCGCAACGAGCGCATGAGCACTGCCAAGGTCGAGTGCAACGCCTGTCCGGTGCTGTGCCAGATCTCCGACGGCCGCACCGGCGCCTGCGACCGCTATGCCAACAGGGAGGGCGTGCTGGTGCGCGTCGACCCCGTGGTCCTGCTGCGCCGCGAGATCGCGACCGAGGCCCCCGTGCTGGTGCCCTTCGACCGGCCCGCCGCCGAAAAAGCCGAAGCCGGCGCGCCCGACTGGAGCGGCGACCTGCTGCATGCCGACGAAGTCTTCGTGACTGGCGTGGGCTCGTCCACCACCTACCCCGACTACAAGCCGGCCCCATTCATCGTCGCCTCGAAAGCCCAGGGCGTCGACATGGTCACCGTCGTCACCGAAGGCATCTTCAGCTACTGCAGCTTCAAGGTGAAGATCGACACCGACCGTTTCCTCGGCTCCGAGCAGGCCAACGTGCGCTACCGCGGCGAAGTGGTCGGCCACGTCACCACGGCCGAGTACGGCTCGCAGATGCTCTCGCTCGGCGGCGTGCACCACCTCACCGGCGGCAGCAAGAAGGAAGGCCGCATGACGGCCGAGCTGATGCAGCTGCTGGGCAACAAGAAGGCGGTGGAGTGCACCATCGACGGCGGCTCCACCCTCGTCATCCAGGCTGGCAAGGCGCCCATCGTCAACGGCGTGGAAGAGCAGCGCATGCGCGTGGGCTGCGGCTCGGCGGCGGTGGGCATCTTTGCGCGCCAGTTCGCAGGCGTGGCCGACGAGGTGGTGGTGGTCGACGACCACATCACCGGCGTGCTCACCGAACACCAGGCCGGGCGCTGCCTCGACATGGCGCCTTCGGGCATCCAGATGCTGGGGCGCAAGTCCACGCCGGGGCGCTACTTCCAGGTGGCGAACCCGGGCAACGGCTGGGGCGGCACCGACATCGCCGATCCGCTCTCGATCATCGAGGGCTGGGAAGAAGGCGTGGCGCGCCCGGGCCTGCGCCTCCTGATGACGTCGACCACCGGCGAGCACGCGCAGTGGTATGTGCTGGACGACGCATTGAAGCCCGTCGAGCAGCCCATGCCCGCCGACGTGCGCCGCATCGTCGAGCGCATCGGCGAGAACTGCGAACCGTCGCTGTGCACCGTGCTGTTCCTCGGTGGTGCGGGCGGGTCCTTGCGCGCCGGCGTGACCGAAAACCCCGTGCTGCTGACGCGTGCCATCAAGCGCGCGCTCGTCAACGTGACCTGCGGCGGCGCGCCGGCCTATGTGTGGCCAGGCGGCGGCATCACCGTGATGGCCGATGTCATGCGCATGCCCGACAACAGCTTTGGCACCGTGCCCACGCCGGCCATCGTGGCGCCCATCGAGTTCAGCATGCGGCGCGATGACTACGAGGCGCTCGGCGGCCACATGGAGCACATCTTCTCGCTCGAGCAGGCGCTTGCGCGCGGCGCGTGGCAGGAAGACGGCGCTCCCTTGGCGCGCCAGTGGGTCGTCATGGACGACGCCAATCCGTGGCCGCTCGGCCAACCACCCATGCTGGGTTGA
- a CDS encoding ABC transporter substrate-binding protein, producing MTISISRRALVAGGAALAMGPGLLRSARADNGVTDSLIRIGQSAVFSGPAKDFGVDYRAGIKLYFDRTNKSGGINGRKIELVSYDDAYDPAKTALNTAKLIDEDKVFALAGFVATGNLAAAMPLAEKAGVPMFAPLVGTSSFRAKVNRLLFHVRAGYDLELRKIISHLSTISLSSIAVVYQDSAFGKSNLATCEKLAAEYKVQVVKTLPLAIAAEDAKQVVAGLAEAKPGAVVMIMAGRMVEVFMRDYRANGGAAPLYTLSVGITDATGSAKRLEGKLAGLVTASIVPPPEALRVPIVADYQRDRAEFGEKIDGYTALEGYIASRVMVEGLRRGGKTLTRDSFIAGLESIGNTRFGDFPVEYSAKNHNGSTFVDLEMYTRDGQLRR from the coding sequence ATGACGATTTCGATTTCAAGGCGCGCCCTGGTGGCGGGCGGCGCAGCCCTGGCAATGGGCCCTGGTCTTCTACGTTCGGCGCGCGCCGATAACGGCGTCACCGACAGCCTCATCCGCATCGGCCAGTCGGCCGTGTTCAGCGGTCCGGCCAAGGACTTCGGCGTCGACTACCGCGCGGGCATCAAGCTCTATTTCGACCGGACCAACAAATCGGGCGGCATCAACGGCCGCAAGATCGAGCTCGTTTCGTACGACGATGCTTACGACCCCGCGAAGACGGCCCTCAACACGGCCAAGCTGATCGACGAGGACAAGGTCTTTGCGCTCGCGGGCTTCGTAGCCACCGGCAACCTCGCGGCCGCGATGCCGCTGGCCGAGAAGGCGGGCGTTCCAATGTTCGCGCCGCTGGTGGGCACCAGCTCGTTTCGCGCCAAGGTCAACCGCCTGCTGTTTCACGTACGCGCCGGCTACGACCTCGAACTGCGCAAGATCATCAGCCATCTCTCGACCATCAGCCTCTCGTCGATTGCGGTGGTCTACCAGGACAGCGCCTTCGGCAAGTCGAACCTCGCCACCTGCGAGAAGCTCGCTGCCGAATACAAAGTGCAGGTCGTGAAGACGCTGCCGCTTGCCATCGCCGCCGAAGACGCCAAGCAGGTCGTCGCCGGACTGGCCGAAGCCAAGCCCGGCGCGGTCGTGATGATCATGGCGGGGCGCATGGTCGAGGTCTTCATGCGCGACTACCGTGCGAACGGCGGGGCGGCGCCGCTCTACACGCTGTCGGTCGGCATCACCGATGCGACGGGTTCCGCCAAGCGCCTCGAGGGCAAGCTCGCGGGGCTGGTCACGGCCAGCATCGTGCCGCCGCCGGAAGCACTGCGCGTGCCCATCGTGGCCGACTACCAGCGCGACCGCGCCGAGTTTGGCGAGAAGATCGACGGCTACACGGCGCTCGAAGGCTACATCGCCTCGCGCGTGATGGTCGAAGGCCTGCGCCGCGGGGGCAAGACGCTCACGCGCGACAGCTTCATCGCAGGGCTCGAAAGCATCGGCAACACGCGCTTCGGCGATTTCCCGGTCGAGTACAGCGCGAAGAACCACAACGGCTCGACCTTCGTGGACCTGGAGATGTACACCCGTGACGGACAGCTGCGGCGCTGA
- a CDS encoding ABC transporter ATP-binding protein: MSTHETLLKANSLCAWYGAAQILYDVDLEVRRGEVVALMGRNGAGKSTTLKTLIGMLAKRKGNVSFLGHDISKSEPHHAAKLGLGFVPEDRRVFTDLTVMENLEVGKQPPRRWADGAEAPLWTPERLFKLFPNLGEMPNRPGGRMSGGEQQMLTVARTLMGNPYLVLLDEPSEGVAPVIVEQMANMILELKAQGVSILLSEQNMHFAELVSDRAYVLEKGQIRYHATMAELAANEEVRRAYLSV; this comes from the coding sequence ATGAGCACGCACGAAACATTGTTGAAGGCGAACTCGCTGTGCGCCTGGTATGGCGCCGCACAGATCCTGTACGACGTGGATCTTGAAGTGCGCCGTGGCGAGGTCGTCGCGCTCATGGGGCGCAATGGCGCCGGCAAGTCGACCACGCTCAAGACGCTGATCGGCATGCTCGCCAAGCGCAAGGGCAACGTCAGCTTCCTCGGCCACGACATCTCGAAGAGCGAACCTCATCACGCGGCGAAGCTCGGCCTCGGCTTCGTGCCCGAAGACCGCCGGGTGTTCACCGATCTCACGGTGATGGAGAACCTCGAGGTCGGCAAGCAGCCGCCGCGCCGCTGGGCCGACGGCGCCGAGGCGCCGCTGTGGACGCCTGAGCGCCTGTTCAAGCTCTTTCCCAATTTGGGTGAAATGCCCAACCGCCCGGGCGGCCGCATGAGCGGCGGCGAGCAGCAGATGCTCACCGTGGCGCGCACGCTCATGGGCAACCCGTACCTGGTGCTGCTCGACGAGCCTTCGGAAGGCGTGGCGCCCGTCATCGTCGAGCAGATGGCCAACATGATCCTGGAGCTCAAGGCGCAGGGCGTGAGCATCCTGCTGTCGGAACAGAACATGCATTTCGCCGAGTTGGTGTCCGATCGCGCCTATGTGCTCGAGAAGGGCCAGATCCGCTACCACGCCACCATGGCAGAGCTCGCGGCCAACGAAGAGGTGCGCCGCGCCTACCTGAGCGTCTAG
- a CDS encoding ABC transporter permease, giving the protein MSLSSLLLQFLTGLSSASSLFLVGAGLSLIFGVTRIVNFAHGSFFMVGIYLAYTLVEKLGTLGFWPAVLIAALAVGVIGALIEMVLLRRIYKSPELFQLLATFALVLVIKDAVLYFWGPDELLGPRAPGLSGSVDILGRQFPTYDLFLIVVGPVVLGLMWLLLTRTRWGTLVRAATQDREMVSALGVNQAWLFTAVFALGATLAALGGALQLPREPATLAMDLNTIGAAFVVVVVGGMGSIPGAYVAALLLSEIKAVCIWLGVVEIFGYSVSFSKLTLVVDFIVMAIVLVWRPWGLLGRPQAPSRYVGMQEEPLRRASRGYLWLVAALGLALMAMPLLTADSPYTTVLMIDLLIAALFAASLHFIMGPAGMHSFGHAAYFGLGAYGAALLVRASGMPMELALVVAPLVAAIGAFVYGWFAVRLSGVYLAMLTLAFAQITWAVVYQWDSFTGGSNGLTGVWPSEWLSDKRTYYWLTLVLVAAGILMLRRVLFSPFGYALRAGRDSVLRADAIGIDVKRMQWTAFVIAGAAAGLAGSLYAFSKGSISPESLSVDKSVDGLVMVLLGGIQTLAGPVVGAVTFSWLHDTVARNTDYWRATLGAIILLLVLLFPQGIAGFAKQLTERVMRGRRREVDVALKEKRT; this is encoded by the coding sequence ATGAGCCTCTCGTCCCTGCTGCTTCAGTTCCTCACCGGGCTGTCGTCGGCTTCGTCGCTGTTCCTCGTGGGGGCCGGCCTTTCGTTGATCTTCGGCGTCACGCGCATCGTCAACTTTGCGCATGGCTCCTTCTTCATGGTGGGCATCTACCTCGCCTACACGCTGGTGGAGAAACTCGGCACGCTCGGCTTCTGGCCGGCCGTGCTGATCGCCGCCCTCGCGGTGGGTGTGATCGGCGCGCTGATCGAGATGGTGCTGCTGCGGCGCATCTACAAGTCGCCCGAGCTGTTCCAGCTGCTGGCCACTTTTGCACTGGTGCTCGTCATCAAGGACGCGGTGCTGTATTTCTGGGGGCCGGACGAATTGCTCGGCCCACGCGCGCCGGGCCTGTCGGGCTCGGTCGACATCCTGGGCCGGCAGTTTCCGACCTATGACCTGTTCCTGATCGTCGTCGGACCGGTGGTACTGGGCCTCATGTGGCTGCTGCTCACGCGCACCCGCTGGGGCACGCTGGTGCGCGCCGCCACGCAAGACCGCGAGATGGTCAGCGCGCTGGGCGTGAACCAGGCCTGGCTCTTTACCGCGGTGTTCGCGCTCGGCGCCACGCTCGCGGCACTCGGCGGCGCGCTGCAGCTGCCGCGCGAGCCGGCCACGCTCGCAATGGACCTCAACACCATCGGCGCGGCTTTCGTGGTGGTGGTGGTGGGCGGCATGGGCTCGATTCCCGGCGCCTATGTGGCGGCGCTGCTGCTCTCCGAAATCAAGGCGGTCTGCATCTGGCTCGGCGTGGTCGAGATCTTCGGCTACAGCGTGTCGTTCTCCAAGCTCACGCTGGTGGTCGACTTCATCGTGATGGCCATCGTGCTGGTGTGGCGCCCCTGGGGCCTGCTGGGCCGTCCGCAGGCGCCGAGCCGCTACGTGGGCATGCAGGAAGAGCCGCTGCGGCGCGCGAGCAGGGGCTACCTGTGGCTCGTCGCCGCGCTCGGCCTCGCGCTCATGGCCATGCCGCTGCTCACGGCCGATTCGCCCTACACCACGGTGCTGATGATCGACCTGCTGATTGCGGCGCTCTTCGCGGCCAGCCTGCACTTCATCATGGGACCGGCGGGCATGCATTCGTTCGGCCATGCGGCGTACTTCGGCCTCGGTGCCTACGGCGCCGCTCTGCTGGTGCGCGCGAGCGGCATGCCGATGGAGCTCGCCCTCGTCGTCGCGCCGCTGGTGGCCGCCATCGGCGCTTTCGTCTACGGCTGGTTCGCGGTGCGCCTTTCGGGCGTGTATCTTGCGATGCTCACGCTCGCTTTTGCGCAGATCACCTGGGCCGTGGTCTACCAGTGGGATTCGTTCACCGGCGGCAGCAACGGGCTCACCGGCGTCTGGCCTTCGGAGTGGCTGTCGGACAAGCGCACCTACTACTGGCTCACGCTGGTGCTCGTGGCGGCCGGCATTTTGATGCTGCGCCGCGTGCTGTTCTCGCCGTTCGGCTATGCGCTGCGTGCGGGCCGCGATTCGGTGCTGCGCGCCGATGCGATCGGCATCGACGTCAAGCGCATGCAATGGACCGCTTTTGTCATCGCGGGGGCCGCGGCTGGACTGGCGGGGTCGCTCTATGCTTTTTCCAAGGGCAGCATTTCGCCTGAGAGCCTGAGTGTGGACAAGTCGGTCGATGGGCTGGTGATGGTGCTGCTTGGCGGTATCCAGACGCTGGCGGGGCCGGTGGTGGGGGCTGTCACTTTCAGCTGGCTGCATGACACGGTGGCGCGCAATACGGATTACTGGCGGGCTACGCTGGGAGCGATCATCTTGCTGCTGGTGCTGCTTTTTCCGCAGGGGATTGCTGGGTTCGCGAAGCAGCTCACCGAGCGTGTGATGCGGGGGCGTCGTCGGGAAGTGGATGTTGCTTTGAAGGAGAAACGGACGTGA
- a CDS encoding amino acid synthesis family protein, with translation MTANIRKLVIQVDETRKEMGQAIDPPTRRAVAIAVIENPYAGRFSENLDELIAIGEELGALLGQKAVKALGIEPGQAQSYGKAAIVGESGELEHAAAILHPKLGAPLRVAVEKGAALVPSAKKRGTLGTAIDVPLGHKDAAFVRSHFDAIEARVSDAPRANEIVVAVAVTDSGRPLPRVGGLQASEIKGEDGLR, from the coding sequence ATGACTGCCAACATCCGAAAGCTCGTGATCCAGGTCGACGAGACCCGCAAGGAAATGGGCCAGGCCATCGATCCGCCCACGCGCCGCGCCGTCGCCATCGCGGTGATCGAGAACCCCTACGCGGGCCGCTTCAGCGAGAACCTCGACGAGCTGATCGCCATCGGCGAAGAGCTCGGCGCATTGCTGGGCCAGAAGGCCGTGAAGGCGCTCGGCATCGAGCCCGGCCAGGCGCAAAGCTACGGCAAGGCCGCCATCGTCGGCGAGAGCGGCGAGCTCGAGCATGCCGCAGCCATCCTGCACCCCAAGCTCGGCGCGCCGTTGCGCGTGGCGGTTGAAAAGGGCGCGGCACTCGTGCCCTCGGCCAAGAAGCGCGGCACGCTGGGCACGGCCATCGACGTGCCGCTCGGCCACAAGGATGCGGCTTTCGTTCGCAGCCATTTCGACGCCATCGAGGCGCGCGTGTCCGACGCGCCGCGCGCCAACGAGATCGTGGTGGCCGTGGCCGTCACCGACAGCGGCCGTCCGCTGCCCCGCGTCGGCGGGCTGCAGGCCAGCGAAATCAAGGGTGAAGACGGGCTGCGCTGA
- a CDS encoding ABC transporter ATP-binding protein has translation MTLLKVDNLGKSFGGVKAVDGISFELKAGELLALIGPNGAGKSTTFNMVNGQLKADQGSIVFDGHELVGQKPRAIWRLGVGRTFQIAETFASLTVAENVQMAMLSHDGKLFSMWRRAADHKRDEALALLDQVGMKAQADRPCSELAYGDVKRVELAIAMANAPKLLLMDEPTAGMAPKERNSLMALTKELVVQRGLAVLFTEHSMDVVFAYADRMIVLARGRLIAQGKPLEIRDHPKVQEVYFGSGKTFEKIAEKAAAVNAAVGAAV, from the coding sequence ATGACCCTTCTCAAAGTAGACAACCTCGGCAAATCGTTCGGCGGCGTCAAGGCCGTGGACGGCATCAGCTTCGAGCTGAAAGCAGGCGAGCTGCTGGCCCTCATCGGCCCGAATGGCGCCGGCAAGTCCACCACCTTCAACATGGTCAATGGCCAGCTCAAGGCCGACCAGGGTTCGATCGTGTTCGACGGCCATGAACTGGTGGGCCAGAAGCCGCGCGCCATCTGGCGCCTGGGCGTGGGCCGCACTTTCCAGATCGCCGAAACCTTTGCATCGCTCACCGTCGCCGAGAACGTGCAGATGGCCATGCTCTCGCACGACGGCAAGTTGTTCTCGATGTGGCGCCGCGCGGCGGACCACAAGCGCGACGAGGCGCTGGCGCTGCTCGACCAGGTCGGCATGAAGGCCCAGGCCGACCGGCCCTGCAGCGAGCTTGCCTATGGCGACGTCAAGCGCGTGGAGCTCGCGATCGCGATGGCCAATGCGCCCAAGTTGCTGCTGATGGACGAGCCCACCGCGGGCATGGCGCCGAAGGAGCGCAATTCGCTGATGGCGCTCACCAAGGAACTGGTGGTCCAGCGCGGTCTCGCGGTGCTGTTCACCGAGCACAGCATGGACGTGGTGTTCGCGTATGCCGACCGCATGATCGTGCTGGCCCGCGGCCGCCTCATTGCGCAGGGAAAGCCGCTCGAGATCCGCGACCACCCGAAGGTACAGGAGGTGTACTTCGGCAGTGGCAAGACCTTCGAGAAGATTGCGGAGAAGGCCGCCGCTGTGAATGCGGCAGTGGGAGCAGCTGTATGA
- a CDS encoding amino acid synthesis family protein, with protein sequence MIDIRRVFTHVEHIHHEFGPRARTPLVRGAIGAVLTNPFAGRYEPDILPMMALLDPVGVDMAHKLHAAMDVPLEQIATYGKGAIVGAAGELEHGALWHVPGGYAMRELLGWKGDRAAYTAGKAEEKTGQPGNALSIVPSTKKVGPPGAALDVPLTNINASYVRGQFDAIEVRVPGAPAADEIVFILAMSTGYRIHDRVGGLRAENISKWDGLR encoded by the coding sequence ATGATCGATATACGCCGCGTCTTCACCCATGTCGAGCACATCCACCACGAGTTCGGGCCGCGCGCCAGGACCCCGTTGGTGCGCGGTGCCATCGGCGCGGTGCTGACCAATCCGTTTGCGGGCCGCTACGAACCCGACATCCTGCCGATGATGGCGCTGCTCGACCCCGTGGGCGTCGACATGGCGCACAAGCTGCATGCCGCCATGGACGTGCCGCTCGAGCAGATCGCCACCTACGGCAAGGGCGCCATCGTCGGCGCCGCCGGCGAACTCGAGCACGGCGCGCTCTGGCATGTGCCCGGCGGGTACGCCATGCGCGAGCTGCTCGGCTGGAAGGGCGACCGCGCGGCCTACACCGCGGGCAAGGCCGAGGAAAAAACCGGCCAGCCCGGCAATGCGCTGTCCATCGTGCCCTCGACCAAGAAGGTCGGGCCGCCCGGCGCCGCGCTCGACGTGCCGCTCACCAACATCAACGCCAGCTACGTGCGCGGCCAGTTCGACGCCATCGAGGTGCGGGTGCCCGGCGCGCCCGCGGCCGACGAGATCGTGTTCATCCTGGCCATGAGCACCGGCTATCGCATCCATGACCGCGTGGGCGGTCTTCGCGCCGAAAACATCAGCAAGTGGGACGGCCTGCGCTGA
- the pncA gene encoding bifunctional nicotinamidase/pyrazinamidase: protein MHDSHRRSLLKSTAALSLLGATGTLFAASKLKPNGKSALIVIDVQNCFVDGGTLPVKGGAEVVPVINKLADSFENIVVTQDWHTQGHASFASAHAGQKPFSSIKLSYGNQVLWPDHCVQGTDDAALHKDLKLPTAQVIIRKGFHKGVDSYSAFEEADRKTATGLGGYLKQRGIKTVYVAGLATDFCVAWTALDARKAGFEVYVIEDATRAIDLNGSLAAAWKQMTAKGVKRIQSSDIQTA from the coding sequence ATGCACGACTCGCACCGCAGATCCCTTCTGAAGTCCACGGCCGCTTTGAGCTTGCTCGGTGCGACCGGAACCCTGTTCGCGGCTTCGAAGCTCAAGCCCAACGGCAAGTCCGCGCTGATCGTCATCGACGTGCAGAACTGCTTCGTCGACGGCGGCACGCTGCCCGTCAAGGGCGGCGCGGAGGTGGTGCCGGTGATCAACAAGCTGGCCGATTCGTTCGAGAACATCGTGGTCACGCAAGACTGGCACACGCAAGGCCATGCATCGTTCGCCAGCGCGCATGCCGGCCAGAAGCCGTTCAGCAGCATCAAGCTCTCGTACGGCAACCAGGTGCTCTGGCCCGACCACTGCGTCCAGGGCACCGACGACGCGGCCCTGCACAAGGACCTGAAGCTGCCGACCGCGCAGGTCATCATCCGCAAGGGCTTCCACAAGGGCGTCGACAGTTACTCCGCCTTCGAGGAGGCCGACCGCAAGACTGCTACCGGCCTGGGCGGCTACCTCAAGCAGCGCGGCATCAAGACGGTCTACGTGGCCGGGCTGGCCACCGACTTCTGCGTGGCCTGGACCGCGCTCGATGCGCGCAAGGCCGGCTTCGAGGTCTACGTGATCGAAGACGCCACGCGCGCCATCGATCTCAACGGCTCGCTCGCCGCCGCATGGAAGCAGATGACGGCCAAGGGTGTCAAGCGCATCCAGTCCTCCGATATCCAGACGGCCTGA
- a CDS encoding UPF0280 family protein: protein MTAQRAALDKNRWHFNHGPIDIVAEAHGDPYAVAAAHDAAWARFGHVLNELVRELPLLRLAASDNMRPRGVVGRRMWDACAAFSPMFITPMAAVAGSVAQELIAFYDRPGIERAWINNGGDIALHLAPGQSARVGVYADLARFDWRGTGILTTDGQFEIRAEQPVRGVATSGWRGRSFSLGIADSVTVLAATAAEADAAATVIANAVDVDDAAIQRRPASECKDDSDLGDLLVTVDVPRLASSQVKSALDTGAVCAKVLQKGGLVWAVLLVCQGQWRLVEPLCSKALSKSPSGAVGSVFA, encoded by the coding sequence ATGACCGCCCAACGCGCCGCGCTCGACAAGAACCGCTGGCACTTCAACCACGGCCCGATCGACATCGTGGCCGAGGCGCATGGCGACCCCTACGCCGTTGCTGCCGCGCACGACGCGGCGTGGGCGCGCTTCGGCCATGTGCTGAATGAGCTGGTGCGCGAGTTGCCGCTGCTGCGCCTGGCTGCGAGCGACAACATGCGCCCGCGCGGCGTGGTCGGCAGGCGCATGTGGGATGCCTGCGCCGCGTTCTCGCCGATGTTCATCACACCCATGGCGGCCGTGGCCGGTTCGGTGGCGCAGGAGCTGATCGCGTTCTACGACCGCCCCGGCATCGAGCGGGCCTGGATCAACAACGGCGGCGACATTGCGCTGCACCTCGCGCCGGGGCAGTCGGCACGCGTGGGCGTCTATGCCGACCTGGCGCGCTTCGACTGGCGGGGCACCGGCATTCTCACGACCGACGGCCAGTTCGAAATCAGGGCCGAGCAGCCGGTGCGCGGCGTCGCCACCAGCGGCTGGCGCGGCCGCAGTTTCTCGCTGGGCATTGCCGACAGCGTGACCGTGCTCGCCGCCACCGCGGCCGAGGCCGATGCCGCCGCCACCGTGATCGCCAATGCGGTGGATGTGGACGATGCCGCCATCCAGCGGCGCCCGGCCAGCGAGTGCAAGGACGACAGCGACCTGGGCGACCTCCTGGTCACGGTCGACGTGCCGCGGCTGGCGTCTTCGCAGGTGAAAAGCGCGCTGGATACGGGCGCCGTTTGCGCCAAGGTCCTGCAGAAAGGCGGGCTCGTCTGGGCTGTCCTGCTCGTTTGCCAGGGTCAGTGGCGACTTGTTGAACCCTTATGCTCGAAGGCGCTGTCAAAATCGCCGTCCGGTGCAGTTGGTTCAGTATTTGCTTAA
- a CDS encoding ABC transporter substrate-binding protein encodes MNPLRHVFSAAAVATLATALVPAHAQGVIKIGEVNSYKAQPAFLEPYKKGMELAVEEINAKGGVNGRKVELITRDDNANPGDAVRVAEELVAREKIDVLTGTFLSNTGLAVADFAKQKKIFFLAGEPLTDKMTWQGGNEYTFRLRPGTYMQAAMLVPEAAKLKKKRWAVVYPNYEYGQSAVAAFKNLLKAAQPDVEFVAEQAPPLGKVDAGAVVQALADAKPDAIFNVLFGADLSKFVREGNTRGLFKDRTVVSVLTGEPEYLDPLKDETPNGWIVTGYPWYGIQTPEHKAFFLAYHAKYKDYPRLGSVVGYSMIKSVAAGIDKAKSTETPKLVAAFKGLQVDTPFGKISYRAEDHQSTMGAFVGKTKNDNGKGVMVDYTYFDGAKFQPSAADVKKSRAAD; translated from the coding sequence ATGAACCCATTGCGTCACGTCTTCAGCGCCGCGGCAGTTGCCACGCTGGCCACGGCCCTCGTTCCTGCCCATGCCCAAGGCGTGATCAAGATCGGCGAGGTCAACAGCTACAAGGCCCAGCCCGCCTTCCTCGAGCCCTACAAGAAAGGCATGGAGCTGGCCGTGGAAGAGATCAACGCCAAGGGCGGGGTCAACGGCCGCAAGGTCGAGCTCATCACGCGCGACGACAACGCCAACCCCGGCGATGCGGTGCGCGTGGCCGAGGAGCTGGTCGCGCGCGAGAAGATCGACGTACTCACCGGCACCTTCCTGTCGAACACCGGACTGGCCGTGGCCGACTTCGCCAAGCAGAAAAAGATCTTCTTCCTGGCCGGCGAACCGCTGACCGACAAGATGACCTGGCAGGGCGGCAACGAATACACCTTCCGCCTGCGCCCCGGCACCTACATGCAGGCCGCGATGCTGGTGCCCGAAGCGGCCAAGCTCAAGAAGAAGCGCTGGGCTGTCGTGTACCCCAACTACGAATACGGCCAGTCGGCCGTGGCCGCGTTCAAGAACCTGCTGAAGGCCGCGCAGCCCGATGTCGAGTTCGTCGCCGAACAGGCGCCGCCGCTCGGCAAGGTCGATGCGGGTGCCGTGGTGCAGGCGCTGGCCGATGCCAAGCCTGACGCGATCTTCAACGTGCTGTTCGGCGCCGACCTTTCCAAGTTCGTGCGCGAAGGCAACACCCGCGGCCTCTTCAAGGACCGCACGGTGGTGAGCGTGCTGACCGGCGAGCCCGAGTACCTCGACCCGCTCAAGGACGAAACGCCCAACGGCTGGATCGTGACCGGCTATCCCTGGTACGGCATCCAGACGCCCGAGCACAAGGCCTTCTTCCTCGCGTACCACGCCAAGTACAAGGACTACCCGCGCCTGGGCTCGGTGGTCGGCTACAGCATGATCAAGTCGGTGGCGGCCGGCATCGACAAGGCCAAGAGCACCGAGACGCCGAAGCTCGTCGCAGCGTTCAAGGGCCTGCAGGTCGACACGCCGTTCGGCAAGATCAGCTATCGCGCGGAAGACCACCAGTCGACCATGGGCGCCTTCGTCGGCAAGACGAAGAACGACAACGGCAAGGGCGTGATGGTCGACTACACGTATTTCGACGGCGCCAAGTTCCAGCCGAGCGCCGCGGACGTGAAGAAATCGCGCGCCGCAGACTGA